Genomic window (Cenarchaeum symbiont of Oopsacas minuta):
GTTACGAACTAATTTTTTTGCTCCAAATAAAACAGAATCATAATCTTGACTTGCAGATGCAAAAGCATGTCCTGTCTGCGTCATGTGTGCAGCTGTGGCCTCACCTTCAGATGGCGCCTCTACATATGGTATTCCAAACAAACTCAAGAGTTCCTTGGAGTCTTTTACCATACTATCGTGCATCGATGTGGTCTGTTGGGCATATTTTCTAGCATCTAAAAGATTACCTTCAGATATTGCACGTTCATATTTTATGGATGCATCTTTCTTTGCTTTTTTTCTACGTGAGATCTCAGCTGATTTCATAGATGGAGGTTTACCATCAAAGACATACACAGGGCGAATTCCCATTGAAAGATAGTTGATATTTCTGTAAAAAAGACCACTAAGATGACTAGTAACGTTTCCTTCAGAGTCTGCAAGCTGCATCCCGTTTGGACCACGTATTGTAGACAAAAATTGGTATATTGCATTGTATGCATCAATTGCAACAGTTCTAGATGAGAATGATTCAAGAGTCGTCTTTTCTCGTATTACCAAATCCTTTAGATTTAGTCCCATGAATGCATGACTTTTCTCAGACATAATGATGTTTTTATTAGTTTGATACAAACCATATCCGCAACACCTGTTTATTTAGGGGATTGTGGGGACAAAAACGCCAGGTTAGCCTAGTGGTACGGCGGCCGCCTCGAAAGCGGCTGTGCTTTTGCACCCAGGGGTTCGAATCCCTTACCTGGCGCCTGCTAATTCAACAAATGGATGTAAAGATATTCTTTAACCTGCGGCAAATTTTTCACACATTATGCGCGCATCAACATCTGTAGTCTGTCTTGGAGGATGTTTCATAAGATATGAACACGCTGGGTGTATGGGACCTCCAATACCATCATCTAGTGCAATCTTTGCAAGACGTATTGCATCAACAACTATACCTGCAGAATTTGCCTTGTCATCAACATCAAGTCGAACTTCCATATTGTATGGAATATTTGCCCACTGACGCCCTTCAATTCGCATAAACATTAGTTTTGTATTTCCTAAGAACGGTATAAAGTCAGATGGTCCAACATAAATGCTGTCGTCTGGAAGTGGTTCATCAAGCTGACTTTGTACACTCTCTGTTTTTGATATTCGCTTGCTTGCAAGTCTTTCTTGCTCTTTCATGTTCAAAAAGTCTGTGTTTCCTCCAACATTTAGCTGATACGTACGTTCTATCTTTGCACCGCGGTCATTACAGAGTCTAGCCAAAGTTCGATGTACAATTGTGGCTCCAACTTGACCTTTTATGTCGTCTCCTATAACAGGAACGCCAGCGTCTTCAAATTTTTTACCCCATGACCCTTCAGATGCTATGAAAGAAGGAATACAATTTACAAATGCGATCTTTATATCAAGACATATTTGCGCCCAAAACTGTGTGGCTCTTTCAGAACCAACAGGAAGATATGATACTAGAATCTCAGTTCCTGAATCCTGCAAAACTTTGATGGCTTGTTTTTTTAACTCGTCTTTTGTTTTACCACTCTTTATCGGATTTACTCTATTTTCAACCCATATTCCAACTCCATCTTCGGCAGGACCCTCGTATACTATTGCTTTAGCTTTTGGCATGGATTCTTTGGGTATCCAATTTACCATGTTTGGTTTTTCGTATATGGCCTCATTGATATCCTTTCCAATCTTATTTTCTCCAACATCAAAACCACAAACAAACTCGATATCATGTATTCCGTAATCACGTAGTTTTTCATGTATGATTCCTGTTATATTTTGAGAAGGGTTTTGTACATAGTATTCTATTCCCTGAATGAGACCTGAAAAACAGTTGCCTATTCCAACTAGTCCCACCTTTATCTTTCCACCCATATGTACACACATTGCTTGTGTATTGTTTAAAGTTTTAGAGTATGGTACGCTAGGTATTTATTCTACAAATGAGACGTTTGTATGATTGCATTCCATAGAGATTCTTAGTCAAGATGAGC
Coding sequences:
- a CDS encoding flap endonuclease 1, translated to MSEKSHAFMGLNLKDLVIREKTTLESFSSRTVAIDAYNAIYQFLSTIRGPNGMQLADSEGNVTSHLSGLFYRNINYLSMGIRPVYVFDGKPPSMKSAEISRRKKAKKDASIKYERAISEGNLLDARKYAQQTTSMHDSMVKDSKELLSLFGIPYVEAPSEGEATAAHMTQTGHAFASASQDYDSVLFGAKKLVRNFTNSGRRKIPNRNTYIDVIPEIIKPQRTLEDLKLTREQLVDIGILIGTDFNPDGFKRIGPKTALKLVREHSRLEDIPVISEQLESIDYEEIRRIFLNPKVANPEEIKFEPVQFESILNYLCNSRSFSKDRLVPSLNRLEKSLERRSQNLDKWF
- a CDS encoding myo-inositol-1-phosphate synthase (INO1) encodes the protein MGGKIKVGLVGIGNCFSGLIQGIEYYVQNPSQNITGIIHEKLRDYGIHDIEFVCGFDVGENKIGKDINEAIYEKPNMVNWIPKESMPKAKAIVYEGPAEDGVGIWVENRVNPIKSGKTKDELKKQAIKVLQDSGTEILVSYLPVGSERATQFWAQICLDIKIAFVNCIPSFIASEGSWGKKFEDAGVPVIGDDIKGQVGATIVHRTLARLCNDRGAKIERTYQLNVGGNTDFLNMKEQERLASKRISKTESVQSQLDEPLPDDSIYVGPSDFIPFLGNTKLMFMRIEGRQWANIPYNMEVRLDVDDKANSAGIVVDAIRLAKIALDDGIGGPIHPACSYLMKHPPRQTTDVDARIMCEKFAAG